The segment tcttgggacagactataagtATAAATTAAGGGAAGTCCGTATATTTTTTTacgaaatgataaaaaatataacaacagAATTTGAATTAAGATATTTCTACCTTGCCCAGTAAATTTCACATGCAACAATGATACatttatctaaatattatatatatattatatattatatattattatatattatatattatatattatatattatatataatatatatatatatattatatttcctCAGTCATTCAATAAAAAGAGATAGGTACTTAACAATACAAAAGTATGAGTTCATCGTCGAAACAGTACTATATAAAGCATCTAATTATAAATTCGACTTGTTTAGATATATGTCggagaaagagaaaaagaaagagagaaaagagagatttaatctcaatgtgaatgcgttttttgttatataattatgtacggGGATTTCACAATGAATTCATACGAATTTATAACACACCGGCTGGCTATATGTTTTTCTGACTTAAAAAACTTCTGATAACAATGTTACTTTTAATCAATAGCAGATCATGACAATGGAGGGAATTGTAAAAGTTTGTCCCATCACCGAGAAGATGTGGAAAACACGTGCTAAAAATGTTAACTGTGCAGGACTTAATTCTTATCATTGTCTGTCTGACAACGAGGATAGGAAGTGGGAGAGGTGTATTGAAAAAGCCCTGATAAAAGAAGGTAACGGTTACTGAAACAATTGGaagtttatgatttaaaaactgaataatatcaagaaattgactttaaaactttaaaaaaaattactttcctatgtttggattttttaaataatattattattggTTAAATTTCAAGAATTGTTCTACATTATTCTGCAACAGGTAATTGTCCAATCTTTACAAGAAGGGGATTCATCGACTGGAAGCCATGTAACATTTCTCTGTCCACTTGCCCAAACACTTCTTACGTTTCTGATGACGTTTATAAGTGTAAGCTCCGTTGTTCATCAAGCGTTTCGTAAATAATATTTGTGTTATTATGCAATGGtcttactttttaaaagtcCATCATTCTATTTCCACCTCAGATCCAGGTTGTTTTGGTAACAACAGCATGCATGAAGAATCGTACGTATTGTTCGCTTTATAATCATAGTATTAAAATAccgtgtgatttttttttatttcattgaatagaatatacaaacaaatattaaattttacagaattttaGATCACAAAGCTGAAGACACCTCTAAAGGGTTAACCATCGGTATTGTTCTCAGTGTTATGTTTTTACTGGCAGCTGTCCTGATAATTGTTATCATAAAATTTCGGAGGAAATGTTTCAGTGAGTTTTTCTTTGCAGTAATGTTTTCCCGTAATAGTATACTTATCACACGAGTTTATTTACTactttttgatatttcaatttactAATATAACTACATAAACAACTTCATCATAGCTTTTTTACAtgttatagcatttttaaagtttacattagttttattttttaatcaacattGTCTTTGAGTTTCAATTGAATTTTAACAGATCAAGATGCACAAGAAGAACCATCAGAACTACAGAGGTTAATTCCAGGTGACTAAATTATATCttattataatcattaaaaatatgcaaaaccgtaattcaaattcaattgaaaatgttgttgaatttcataatttaaaagataaacatgctAAAAAGTTATAAATATGTGAAATCGCTGGGTCATGAACTAAGTTTAGGtcgttgtttttattttggagTAAATTACACAAACTCATAgcttcaaaatattataaacattttgCGTGAACATTTTCTTACTCTTGTAATCAATTTGAGAACGTTAAAGTTGACTTTGATTATCTACGCGGTGCTTTTAATCTTTCTTACAAAAATGCAATGAAATGTTGCTTAGACTAATACAAATCACCTGAAAAggtattcatttaaatatttgagaGTAAACACAGGATGCCTGAAAGGTTGTTTCAGTGTTAAATAAAGCAGATGTTTCGTTAATGAATGatgtgattaaaaaaaccagacagacgatatatatatatatatatatatatatatatatatatatatatatatatatatatatatatatatatatatatatataattcgtCAATCATTTAAATGGAAACTTATCTGAGTTTCTGATATGCGTTACATGATTATTTGTTCGCCTATTTGAAGTAGCAAATCTAATACAAAAACTGATCTCAATATTGTATGACTTACAAAAAGTCATGTACGTTGTAGATGGGGTGCCAGAAGAAATCGTGGAAAAGAAACACGTAACGGATGGATTCAACAAGCTTTTGCAGGAAAAAGCGAGATCAATAGTTGTTTTGGGGAAAATTGGCAATTCCGTTTTTAGTACCTCGCGTCTTATCtcagaaacatttacaaaaaacgAGAAATGGCAAGCACGGGAATGTCGATACACAGATATACCAAAGACTGTAGAGAAAAACACAATAATGTATGTATACGGATGGTTTGGTATGTGGAATGATGATCTTTGCTCAGAAAAAATAGTAGAGCTGGCATGCAAATCCTTGATACAAATACTCAAGGAGACAAccaatgtaaaaataataatcgGAATGAGATCTGATCTCTATATGAAATATCATAAAGAATTGGATGAGGCGGGCAATtctcaaaatttgaatttgtttcATCATAAAATTTTTTTGGACTCTGTTGATGCTAGTAAAGATGTTGAATACAAAATCTATTtcgaagaaaatattaaaaaagtatGTGAAAAAAACGAATGTGCGTGCAAAGGATTGACATATGAAATGCTCCAAGAAGAGAAAGATATACTTGTTGGATTGCCTATCAAACTCAATGTCATTCAACGATATCATGAACTAATACcttattatttagaaaaaattgatattttgaaagcAATGGTAGAACATTTTACCTCTATTGAAAAAGAGACAGGAGTGAGAC is part of the Magallana gigas chromosome 3, xbMagGiga1.1, whole genome shotgun sequence genome and harbors:
- the LOC136273572 gene encoding uncharacterized protein isoform X1; its protein translation is MKQIMTMEGIVKVCPITEKMWKTRAKNVNCAGLNSYHCLSDNEDRKWERCIEKALIKEGNCPIFTRRGFIDWKPCNISLSTCPNTSYVSDDVYKYPGCFGNNSMHEESILDHKAEDTSKGLTIGIVLSVMFLLAAVLIIVIIKFRRKCFNQDAQEEPSELQRLIPDGVPEEIVEKKHVTDGFNKLLQEKARSIVVLGKIGNSVFSTSRLISETFTKNEKWQARECRYTDIPKTVEKNTIMYVYGWFGMWNDDLCSEKIVELACKSLIQILKETTNVKIIIGMRSDLYMKYHKELDEAGNSQNLNLFHHKIFLDSVDASKDVEYKIYFEENIKKVCEKNECACKGLTYEMLQEEKDILVGLPIKLNVIQRYHELIPYYLEKIDILKAMVEHFTSIEKETGVRHVYEWIMYICLKGKFSRSDQFDTHLVDKMGFKIEQSSFNENTELSRYVRMRNSDKLNNVSSRSVSAQFVFWHPFIYICAFHHLFQKDAEFLMKYCNVDAILQLVRPRGTKTSYFEVAANDRCVTIFKERISLLGIEKEYSNNPLVKIGTENAGNEQLIANSN
- the LOC136273572 gene encoding uncharacterized protein isoform X2 codes for the protein MTMEGIVKVCPITEKMWKTRAKNVNCAGLNSYHCLSDNEDRKWERCIEKALIKEGNCPIFTRRGFIDWKPCNISLSTCPNTSYVSDDVYKYPGCFGNNSMHEESILDHKAEDTSKGLTIGIVLSVMFLLAAVLIIVIIKFRRKCFNQDAQEEPSELQRLIPDGVPEEIVEKKHVTDGFNKLLQEKARSIVVLGKIGNSVFSTSRLISETFTKNEKWQARECRYTDIPKTVEKNTIMYVYGWFGMWNDDLCSEKIVELACKSLIQILKETTNVKIIIGMRSDLYMKYHKELDEAGNSQNLNLFHHKIFLDSVDASKDVEYKIYFEENIKKVCEKNECACKGLTYEMLQEEKDILVGLPIKLNVIQRYHELIPYYLEKIDILKAMVEHFTSIEKETGVRHVYEWIMYICLKGKFSRSDQFDTHLVDKMGFKIEQSSFNENTELSRYVRMRNSDKLNNVSSRSVSAQFVFWHPFIYICAFHHLFQKDAEFLMKYCNVDAILQLVRPRGTKTSYFEVAANDRCVTIFKERISLLGIEKEYSNNPLVKIGTENAGNEQLIANSN